In the Neodiprion virginianus isolate iyNeoVirg1 chromosome 2, iyNeoVirg1.1, whole genome shotgun sequence genome, AGTAACAAGGAGTAATTAAGGAGCAGCTCAAAGCTCATCCCTTAGAGCATGTACAGTATAAGGTTTATCCTGTTTCGGTGGAATAAAGAACGTTTGGGCACCAATATTTGTTTGAATATGGCGCCATTTTACTGGAAATGTTACCCACTCACGGTACCTGCAACGTTTTTTAGGATTTTCTCTAAAACCGCATGGGAGCAAACAATAAAGAATAGAGAGCAATTAAAAGCAATtggggagaaattttttggcataaaattttttaagacaTTCGAATGTCGCAGGCCAACTCTATATAGTACTAGAGTTCAGTGGTCGCTGCAGGTTGTAAGGACTCTACCCTTACCTACCGAGTATTTCGCCTTTTGAAGCTAGCTACTGATTAGTTGTTTTCTATTAATTCGTGTTCTTGCCGAGCTATTTTTAATGTCGACTTAAAAATCTGTAATCGACTCAGCCCTTGTTTGTTTcccgaaatatttttgtcagAAATTCGCTTTATCTCCTTTGAAATTAAGAATGGTTACTAAATTCGTAGGAAGACTGAGGTTATAGATGTTTTATTAAAAGTACGCAACCTAAATGACAGATAATGGCGAATCATTACGAAGTACCTAGCTGGTATGTTATTACGagaaattattacattatagGAATTCATACAATAGTATCCGAATTACGAATGGTTTGagctaaaatatttttcataacaaGCATCTTCCGACCCAAAACACCAGAATGACAAACATTGTAAACAGGTTATGTTTTCAGGGCTGGCAAACCTCCGGTTGGTTTGCATTTGGATGTATTAAAGGATGATAAACTAATCCAGGTAATATCCTTATTCGCCTACTAGAAGAATTTAGTGTTTCAGTAATTTACTTCTCAAGAAGTGTCGATTCTCACGTTTTTAAAGAAACCGGTAAACTCAAcaacttttttgtttataaaagctttctttgattattatacaaatattagTTCTTTTCGCAGCAGGATTTCTCTATTCTTGTGGTTTTAGCCACCATATTCACTATATCACTGACGAATAACGCCATTTGAGACTCTTAGAGCCACTGAGAAGTATATCACTCTATAAATGAATTAAACTCTTCCCAGAAATTGATGGTGGACGAAAAGAAGTGCTATTTATTCGGCCGCAACCAGCAAATGAACGACTTCTGCATTGATCATGCCTCGTGTTCCCGAGTTCATGCAGCATTAGTTTACCACAAGCATTTGAACAGAGCGTTTCTAGTAGATCTTGGTAGCAGTGAGTATCACATATGGTGTTAATTATGTCATGTATTGATAATTTCAGGAGTTCCATTGTCCAAATCAATAgttgttttaaattttatcatgAGATAGTCGTGCATGGTGAATGTATTAACCTATTATATTCGTAAACTACAAAGGTTTCATTAAAAAagcgaaaattgaaaatcctggaatttcaaataaaatcttCAATATCAATGCTTCATTTAAAATAACTTCGAAACAGTTAAAAATCTAACAGGTTCAAATTCGCTCTATGATGGCCTTTCAGaagattattgttttttagtagtcaattcaatattgtaattttttgatcaCAATTAATATCTGCGCAATTTTGTAAAGTTAAATGTTTAGCAATGCCaacatgattttaaaaaaagtatttctATGAGTTTGTGGAAATCCCAGAAACATGTCCTAGTGGAATGAGCCATTCTAGAGTGAAAACGAACCTACTACACTTTTAATTAAATTGCAGCAATTTGAAACAAAGCATCGATATCCAAGCTTTCGTTTATAATTGTAGCATTTTCTGTTTGCATATCTAAAGAAATTACGACTgactatctcgtaataaaatgaatgaaaagtatatatttttGGTCAACCAACCACCTTCAGCTTTTACTTCATTAATTTGCcttaacaattttcaattgcaGCACATGGGACTTACATTGGAAATATGCGGCTAGATCCCAACAAACCGACTCAGTTACCAATCGACAGTACTTTTCATTTTGGCGCATCCACAAGATACTACATTATTCGAGAGAGACCACAATCTGGGGCAAGACCGATAATTGAAGAACTAGAAAAATCTTCCGAAGATAATGACGCCGGTGGCTTACTTGGGCTTCCGGAGACTGAAACTGAGCTTGATGTAAGATATGCCAAATAATAATCTTTAGTGAATAGTAGACATGAAGTTTGTATTACTTCTACGTTTTTTaaggttattgaaaaatttttttgctgtatAACTAACGCATTTTGAACTTTGGTTATATCATAATCAATTATCGTTCTACGTATTTATAGAATTATTTCAGAATCTTGACCGATACGGTATATAAAGATATGGTTCGTGAAATGCAGTTGAACTTTTGAATGTCATAACTAAGCATGCTTctaattcaaaatttactcCTACAGAATTTGACGGAATTTAATACAGCCCATAACAGACGCATCTCGATGTTGGGAATAACGGATGATGACGTTCATAAAGCgacgagaaagagaaaaaagaagggcATCACATTCAACGACGACGAGGAAGTTATTAATCCTGAAGATGTCGATCCATCTGTTGGTAGATTTCGGAATCTTGTACAAACGACTGTTGTTCCCAGTAAAGTAAGTCAATCTCCTTGGTATCACTTCCTAAGTTCCCAACGATCAATCAAAGATAAAAGGAGAAAAGAGACTTCCAAATTTCTCTTCACGTTAATATAAGCGTAAACACAGAGTATGGACTGTGCATATGGTGCTGAAATTGTGTTGTGCAAGTGCGAGGGAGATGGAGGTAGTTGCGGTTAATATCCATCTCTTTCTAACTAGGAATGTAGTGCTTGCACTGGATACCTTGCGCTTCAACAAAAAAGttcctaaaaaaattcagacttTTTCTTGGCGAGTTGTGTTCTCGATTTTGTAATGCTTACCTACTATAAATGGAActaatagaataaaatatttgatagTAGTAATTAGGGCTGCGCATTTAATCAGACTTCGATTAATGGAATCGTTCACCCtttcaattattctttttGTCGATTGACCAATCAAACAGCCTTTTCAGTTCATTGTCGTCGAGATTAATTAgtatttgttaatattttcttcttttagcGAATGCGCATGGAGGGTGGCCTTATATCGTTATCGGAGGAAAATCATCACAATATGATGAAACATCTTCAGCCAAGTTCTGTTATGCCACAACTCTACCATGATTTACCTCCAGAACAGTTCTCTAACGCACATTCGTCGATGTCTAGTAACCCGTTTTCTACAGCACTGACATCACTGACTTCTCGCCTTGGTATAGCTTTACCAAACCCGGCTCCCGAGGTAGAAATGGCGCCGCACCAAATGCAAACAGAGGTGCCCCACATTCCAGATATATCAGGATCTTCGGAGCCACATTCATTAGAgcctaagaaaaaaaagtacgcaAAGGAAGCTTGGCCCGGGAAAAAACCGATGCCTACTCTTTTGGTATAATTATAGACTTAACGGAATCCAGCTATCTCAGATCAGCGGTTATAAACTATCGATTCTCCTGTATCCGAAAGACCTTCTCAAAAGGATAAAGCAactaatttgaaattatatttttctagaaCATGCACACGACTAAGTAATTCGCAATAATAAATCcgattttaaaattcttaaTGTAGAATTGCGAACTTTATAAATCTGGATACCTTTACAGTACTGAAACTAATTGTCCAAATGAATTCTGCTGTCACCAATCTGGAATAGCTATCTTAAGAATACAGACTAAATTCGTGAACTATTTACCTGATGAGGTTTAATATATTTGCGTGATATCGTCCaagttttcaacaaaaatttcctATTCAAATATAAACCATGATTGTATCGTCGTCGGTGAAgtgaaatatgtaaataaagtaATAAGAGATAAATAATTGATCTGTCGACAATTTTAAGTTCCACTCGTCTTTAAACGGATTTAATAGAGTAATCAAATATAGCGTAATATTTCGTACTGAAATCTCCTTTGGACCTTTCGGAGgtaaataattgttgaaataatacGAATTTTCCTATTTCaggtaaatatattttaaaaattaatgagAAGTATACATTTTGTGATATAATAGACGTGTGATGTAATTTGCGTTTATTCTGAAATTCAGTGTCAAGGAGCAAAGTATTGAattcataataatatatcGAAGTAACAAGTGAAAGGTAAATTTGCAATCAGCGTCAGTCATCATTGTTCATCAGTACATTCATCAAAATGTtcaatacaaatttttcatatctatTGTTAAGTGTATAAAGACAGTAAGAGGAACGATTGTctcgttttttattcaataaaccTCGTCAGAAATCAACTTTAATCCATTGCTATTCCATACAGCTGTTATGTAGATTTTCAATGTTACAAACCCAAGTTGAATTCTAGCTCCAAATAATCAAGAGTATAATATTAAagatcaaattttaaattcagtagaaaaatagaatgtatattattgaatattgttaGTATAAAATTACTTTGTCAATCTAGCATGATTGTGACACAATGTCGTGTTTCGCAATAGCAATGGGCCACGAAACCGTACTTTTGGAAACAAAGTCTCCAAGATCAGTTTTGATCTTAACAAATCTTCGCTTGAACTCGATACCGCATCCTTTGGACAATCTAAAGTCTACGAGTATTTTCCCATCCATATCAACGATATTTGCTTTGAAAACAAGAGGCATTTTCCGTCTATCAACAGTTGCAACTGTGATCTGAAAGAAGATATTAGcagaatttcaattattttgatgaaaaaaatttcttgtgaTGCGATTTGTTAGAATTTGTAGGTCATCTATGATCAGtgtaatttttaacttttatcTCAAACTTGACCCAAGTTACCAAAAGGTTTATTTAGAGTAGTGCAATAACTTACAACACCAACTTCGCTGACTCGACACGTGTATCCCTCATTTTCCAAAACAGATAACAGCTTCTTTGCAAAGTTGTCACCGTccatttttacgaaaaatctaGTCATACGGCGTGCTAATTTTTGAAAGGTGTTCTGtcagataataaaaaatttcaattaattcaaggATGGTTTTCTGAAATTACAGTTTTTCTATAactttaaaaatgaaacattttgtCGACTTTCTCACCTGACTTGCGCTCTGCGTATGTTGAGTGGTTTGTAATGGCGTGCATAGCAATAAATCCTCTACGTCTGTAGGctgggaaaaagaaaatcctgGCCTTTGTTCAAAGTTCATACAGTCCGTCTTGTTTATTTCAATACCGGGCATCTCAGGTTGCGACAAACAGAATCTAGACACATTGTTGCCATTCGCTGAACACCGTCGCTTTGGTATATTTCCATCCACCACGTCACTTCCCACCAATTTCCCATCTGCAATCCCACAATCGATATGTAAATTCTTTTGAATTGTGTCATGctcaaattattatcaatttattaacaatCAAAATGATGGTAATTTAATCTCTGTATCGATGATTTAGCGAATTAGTCAGAGTGTTTAGCTCTGGATTTGCAAGGAGGACAATTAGACGATCTTAGCTGTCGTCCTGACTTCGGTATTCTAGCTTTATGAAGTAGAAAAGTCATACAGCTAGATAACCAAAGACAGGACAAcagaaattcgattttcttcttctgaACTGTGCAGATCAACGTGATGGCGGATAATCCAAAGAATTGGTTGAGTAAGCCGATGTTCTTTGCTTTGGTAATCTAGCTTTATGATCTTTAATTGAAATCATACAGCTGTATCACCAAAGAAAAGGCAATAGCTATTTGAAATCTTCCTTCATGGTATCGCAACTCactgaaaaaacaaacgatgATTCATGCCAGCTAAAAATATAACAGTCAGAGTCATTGCACAGGTGTCTTCGATCAGTtaataatgtttaaaaatattaataagtctaaattaaataaatagttGATTCCAGACATTGCGAGTTACTTACTTTGTGCACAACAGTCAACAATTAACAATGAGTAGCTCTATAGGCCGAAGTATAAAGTGTTCACATAGTTGGGTACCGAGTTGCTTTGAGTATAGACTATTTACTCAGAGTCACTCAGTACCTGACTGAGGAAACACCGGATTAGTTTTCCTGCTGCTTTCTTCAAATCCAGTCAATGTAAAGTCATACAAGTAATATTGTATT is a window encoding:
- the LOC124299293 gene encoding nuclear inhibitor of protein phosphatase 1, which encodes MANHYEVPSWAGKPPVGLHLDVLKDDKLIQKLMVDEKKCYLFGRNQQMNDFCIDHASCSRVHAALVYHKHLNRAFLVDLGSTHGTYIGNMRLDPNKPTQLPIDSTFHFGASTRYYIIRERPQSGARPIIEELEKSSEDNDAGGLLGLPETETELDNLTEFNTAHNRRISMLGITDDDVHKATRKRKKKGITFNDDEEVINPEDVDPSVGRFRNLVQTTVVPSKRMRMEGGLISLSEENHHNMMKHLQPSSVMPQLYHDLPPEQFSNAHSSMSSNPFSTALTSLTSRLGIALPNPAPEVEMAPHQMQTEVPHIPDISGSSEPHSLEPKKKKYAKEAWPGKKPMPTLLV